In the Girardinichthys multiradiatus isolate DD_20200921_A chromosome 4, DD_fGirMul_XY1, whole genome shotgun sequence genome, one interval contains:
- the plekho2 gene encoding pleckstrin homology domain-containing family O member 2: MEDGTKEDHAQQNKPKFLSKVGWVKKAHGRLLTSYKDRYVHVEKTEIAVYENEDLQNCLERLDLENYETCHELKSPFKKKHRLILIRSQKSGNKIHDVKFQTQTVEEKEAWIKALSDCINRAKNKVFDEVKVDESSNLEHITRTRPQGNRNRRPPTRIHMKEVAVVSSDGVLRLDLDLENAMMPNGTNIAKTDGSETSETAVFPAVAAEKQSVSTAVEKKVMKPPMPPTKEAKSSFVPENEPNKQDEIEVLKPPMPPSKESKPCVTLGMEVLEDENTYVKKNTGPTPPNKPSSNGSLSNLTEVLPNLSNSHPPTPPPKDKKPSQIVVEPNQQTQDAAVEKKEMEGEDEDETARTVVGNDEVDQFEETGQNGEPKSTTDEDVFMQDGSCDINDQQEPQGPEREKLSLLSSNKSPKNPVQPDIQLEEDPSSPQSNPFRETLNLSPLFCHVPGEKKKKAEEKSVDSGQHSDIESEGSVNEDTLAASTAAFRGSHAGLEVLDATEDESQTCVNLRPLAELQVRPNVILCRRSEPFEKPLKPSSKPRSASIGDLLSDSPGCNQKKISSKTEDGCVPTSKNDVTKLETEVALEMKKTNELLNQAQERSYAEVMPEDLLAKALEKLQKADSVLREVKKLKLAKTLKRMSW; the protein is encoded by the exons ATGGAAGAT GGTACAAAAGAGGACCATGCCCAGCAAAATAAGCCAAAGTTCCTGAGTAAAGTTGGCTGGGTAAAGAAAGCTCACGGCCGACTGTTGACGAGCTACAAGGACCGTTATGTCCATGTGGAGAAGACAGAGATTGCAGTGTATGAAAATGAG GACCTACAGAACTGCTTGGAAAGGCTTGACTTGGAAAACTATGAAACATGCCATGAATTAAAGAGCCCCTTCAAGAAAAAGCACAGACTAATTCTGATACGATCTCAAAAGTCTGGAAATAAG ATCCATGATGTGAAGTTCCAGACTCAGACTGTGGAGGAGAAGGAGGCTTGGATCAAAGCCCTCAGTGATTGCATCAATCGGGCaaaaaacaaagtctttgaTGAG GTGAAAGTTGATGAAAGCAGTAATTTAGAGCATATTACCCGAACAAGACCTCAAGGAAACCGTAACCGGCGCCCACCAACCCGGATCCACATGAAAGAG GTGGCTGTTGTGTCCTCTGATGGTGTACTGCGTTTGGATCTTGATCTTGAGAATGCAATGATGCCTAATGGGACAAATATTGCCAAAACAGATGGTTCTGAAACCTCGGAAACAGCTGTATTTCCAGCTGTTGCTGCAGAGAAACAATCAGTGAGTACAGCTGTGGAGAAGAAggtcatgaaacctcccatgCCTCCTACCAAGGAGGCTAAATCCAGTTTTGTACCTGAAAATGAACCTAATAAACAAGATGAAATAGAG GTCCTGAAACCACCAATGCCTCCATCAAAAGAATCCAAACCCTGTGTTACACTTGGGATGGAAGTTTTAGAAGATGAAAATACTTATGTTAAGAAAAATACAGGCCCAACACCTCCCAATAAACCCAGCTCCAACGGCTCATTGAGCAACCTTACTGAAGTCTTACCAAACTTGTCAAACTCTCATCCCCCAACACCTCCACCCAAGGACAAGAAGCCCTCTCAAATAGTTGTGGAGCCCAACCAACAGACACAAGATGCAGCTGTTGAAAAGAAGGAGATGGAAGGAGAGGATGAGGATGAAACAGCAAGAACAGTTGTGGGCAATGATGAGGTAGACCAGTTTGAGGAAACTGGCCAAAATGGTGAACCCAAGAGCACCACTGACGAAGATGTTTTTATGCAGGATGGAAGCTGTGACATTAATGACCAACAGGAACCCCAAGGgccagagagagagaaactgaGTCTTTTATCCTCCAATAAAAGCCCAAAGAATCCTGTTCAACCTGACATACAGCTCGAAGAAGACCCTTCTTCGCCTCAGAGTAACCCATTCCGTGAAACCCTTAACCTGAGTCCGCTTTTCTGTCACGTGCCaggagagaagaaaaaaaaggctgAGGAGAAATCTGTAGACAGTGGTCAGCACTCAGATATTGAGAGTGAAGGCTCTGTGAATGAAGACACACTGGCAGCTTCCACAGCTGCATTCCGGGGAAGCCACGCCGGCCTAGAAGTGTTGGATGCAACTGAAGATGAAAGTCAAACCTGTGTTAATTTAAGGCCATTAGCCGAGCTTCAGGTTAGACCAAATGTCATCCTCTGTCGGCGCTCAGAGCCTTTTGAGAAACCTCTCAAACCTTCAAGCAAGCCCAGGTCTGCATCAATTGGAGATTTACTGTCTGACTCCCCTGGCTGTAATCAAAAGAAAATTTCCAGCAAAACTGAAGATGGGTGTGTACCAACTTCTAAAAATGATGTCACAAAGCTTGAGACTGAAGTGGCCCTGGAGATGAAAAAGACGAATGAGCTCCTGAATCAGGCTCAGGAGAGAAGTTATGCTGAGGTCATGCCGGAAGATCTGCTTGCTAAAGCCTTGGAGAAGCTCCAGAAGGCTGATAGCGTACTCAGAGAGGTCAAGAAACTGAAACTTGCAAAGACTTTAAAAAGGATGAGCTGGTAA